In Mercurialis annua linkage group LG5, ddMerAnnu1.2, whole genome shotgun sequence, a single genomic region encodes these proteins:
- the LOC126680799 gene encoding protein FAR-RED ELONGATED HYPOCOTYL 3 isoform X1, protein MDIDLRLPSGEHYKDNDEPNGIDNMLNEEKLHIGDLGSGNIVDVAEEVHSMEGGGMTSSMVEFKEETSLEPLSGMEFESHGAAYSFYQEYARSMGFNTAIQNSRRSKTSREFIDAKFACSRYGTKREYDKSYNRPRARQNKQDSENGTGRRSCLKTDCKASMHVKRRPDGKWVIHSFVKEHNHELLPAQAVSEQTRKMYAAMARQFAEYKNVVGLKNDPRNPFDKGRNLALEAADAKILLDFCTQMQNLNSNFFYAIEVGEDQRLKTLFWVDAKSRLDYVNFCDVVSFDTTYVRNKYKMPLALFVGVNQHYQFMLLGCALLSDESGMTYSWLMQTWHRAMGGQSPKVIISDQDKALKSVISDVFPNAYHRFFLWSILGKVTENLSQVIKQHENFMAKFEKCIFRSWTNDEFMKRWLKILDRFELRENELMQSLYEDHELWVPIYMKDAILAGMSTAQRSESINSYFDKYVHKKTTVQEFLKQYESILQDRYEEEGKADSDTWNKQPALKSPSPLEKSVSGEYTHAVFKKFQVEVLGVVACHPKMESQNETSVSFRVQDLEKQQDFTVVWNQIRPEINCICRLFEYKGYLCRHALVVLQMCQQSAIPSQYVLKRWTKDVKSRHFLGEESEQVQSRVQRYNDLCKRALKLSEEGSLSQESYNIAFHALEEAFGNCISANNSSKTLAEAGTSAAHGLLCIEEDNQSRSLNKTIKKKNPTKKRKVNSEQEVTAVGAEDNLQQMEKLNSRTVTLDSYYGAQQSVPGMVQLNLMAPTRDNYYGTQQTMQGLGQLNSIAPSHDGYYNAQQSIHGLGQMDFFRTPTGFAYGIRQDEPNVRTAQLHDNASRHA, encoded by the exons TTTATCAAGAATATGCTCGTTCTATGGGATTCAATACAGCAATACAAAACAGCCGACGTTCAAAAACATCAAGGGAGTTCATTGATGCAAAGTTTGCTTGTTCTAGATATGGAACAAAGCGAGAGTATGACAAGTCCTATAACCGACCACGTGCCAGACAAAATAAGCAAGACTCTGAAAATGGAACTGGTCGCCGGTCATGTTTAAAGACAGACTGCAAAGCAAGCATGCATGTTAAGAGAAGGCCAGATGGAAAATGGGTTATTCATAGTTTTGTGAAGGAGCACAACCATGAGCTTTTACCTGCCCAAGCTGTGAGCGAACAAACAAGAAAGATGTATGCTGCAATGGCTAGACAATTTGCTGAATATAAAAATGTTGTTGGCCTCAAGAATGACCCGAGAAACCCATTTGATAAGGGTCGGAATTTGGCACTGGAAGCTGCTGATGCTAAGATATTACTTGATTTTTGCACACAGATGCAGAATTTGAATTCCAATTTCTTCTACGCCATAGAAGTGGGTGAGGATCAACGTCTAAAGACTTTATTTTGGGTCGATGCCAAAAGTAGACTGGACTATGTTAATTTCTGTGATGTTGTCTCCTTTGATACTACCTATGTTAGGAACAAATATAAAATGCCTCTTGCGCTTTTTGTTGGAGTGAACCAACACTATCAGTTCATGTTACTTGGATGTGCTCTGCTATCAGATGAAAGTGGAATGACTTATTCTTGGCTAATGCAGACATGGCATAGAGCAATGGGTGGGCAATCTCCCAAAGTTATTATCTCCGATCAAGATAAAGCTTTAAAATCTGTTATATCAGATGTCTTTCCAAATGCTTATCATCGTTTCTTTTTGTGGAGCATCTTGGGAAAGGTAACTGAAAACTTGAGTCAAGTAATTAAACAGCATGAAAATTTTATGGCCAAATTTGAAAAATGCATCTTTAGGTCATGGACAAATGATGAGTTTATGAAAAGATGGTTGAAGATTCTTGATAGATTTGAACTCAGAGAGAATGAATTGATGCAATCATTGTATGAAGATCATGAATTGTGGGTACCAATCTACATGAAGGATGCTATTTTGGCTGGAATGTCAACTGCGCAGCGATCTGAGAGTATAAACTCTTACTTTGATAAGTATGTACATAAGAAGACCACTGTACAAGAGTTTCTGAAACAGTATGAATCAATTCTACAAGACAGGTACGAAGAGGAAGGGAAAGCAGATTCCGATACTTGGAACAAACAACCAGCATTAAAATCTCCATCCCCTTTAGAAAAGAGTGTCTCTGGGGAATACACACATGCAGTATTTAAGAAATTTCAAGTTGAGGTCTTGGGTGTAGTTGCTTGCCACCCAAAAATGGAATCCCAAAATGAGACAAGTGTTAGTTTTAGAGTTCAAGACTTGGAAAAGCAGCAAGATTTCACTGTTGTATGGAATCAAATAAGGCCAGAAATTAATTGCATATGTCGATTATTTGAGTACAAGGGTTATCTCTGTCGACATGCTCTGGTTGTACTTCAGATGTGTCAACAGTCTGCTATTCCATCCCAGTATGTTCTAAAGCGGTGGACAAAAGATGTGAAGAGCAGACATTTTCTGGGGGAAGAATCTGAACAGGTACAATCTAGGGTGCAAAGGTACAATGATTTGTGTAAACGGGCATTGAAATTGAGTGAAGAGGGATCATTGTCTCAAGAGAGTTACAATATTGCATTTCATGCTCTTGAAGAGGCTTTTGGAAATTGTATCAGTGCAAATAATTCTAGCAAGACTCTTGCAGAAGCGGGTACCTCGGCTGCTCATGGTTTGCTCTGCATTGAAGAAGATAATCAGAGTAGGAGTTTGAACAAGacaattaagaaaaaaaatccaactaaGAAAAGAAAG GTGAACTCAGAGCAGGAGGTTACAGCTGTTGGGGCAGAAGACAACTTGCAACAAATG GAGAAATTGAACTCAAGAACAGTAACATTAGATAGCTATTATGGAGCGCAACAAAGCGTGCCAGGGATG GTGCAACTGAACCTGATGGCTCCAACACGAGATAATTACTATGGGACTCAACAGACCATGCAGGGGCTG GGACAGTTGAATTCGATAGCACCAAGCCATGATGGCTACTATAATGCACAGCAAAGCATCCATGGATTG GGGCAAATGGATTTCTTCCGTACACCAACGGGTTTTGCTTATGGAATTAGG CAGGATGAACCCAATGTAAGAACTGCACAGCTGCATGACAATGCATCGAGACATGCATGA